The following coding sequences lie in one Candidatus Poribacteria bacterium genomic window:
- a CDS encoding YgiT-type zinc finger protein, which yields MPDNETHNETLVDKKVTYSIEVDGRLVIIEDVPARVNVETGERYFSPETVERLQQAVWERYRPVRTIETLVYEYAAFVSDESLQPS from the coding sequence ATGCCTGACAATGAAACGCATAATGAAACATTGGTGGATAAAAAGGTAACATATAGCATTGAAGTCGATGGACGGCTCGTCATTATTGAAGATGTACCTGCCCGAGTGAATGTCGAAACGGGAGAAAGGTACTTTTCCCCAGAAACCGTTGAACGTTTACAGCAAGCTGTATGGGAACGGTATCGTCCTGTTCGCACTATCGAGACGCTAGTGTATGAGTACGCCGCATTTGTATCTGACGAGTCGTTGCAGCCTTCTTAG
- a CDS encoding DUF4258 domain-containing protein, which yields MLDGICAKIRNGQFEFSQHATDQSIIRHISVQEIREAIENSELIEDYPNDKYGPSCLVFGFTQSKRPLHIQCSYPSRPLVKIITLYEPDPLRWIDFKTRRK from the coding sequence ATTCTTGATGGAATCTGTGCGAAAATCAGAAACGGTCAGTTTGAATTTTCGCAACATGCAACGGACCAAAGCATTATTCGTCATATCAGCGTGCAAGAAATACGTGAAGCTATTGAAAACAGCGAGTTGATTGAAGACTACCCAAATGACAAGTACGGTCCGAGTTGCTTGGTTTTTGGCTTCACGCAGTCGAAGAGACCATTACACATTCAGTGTAGTTACCCATCAAGACCTTTAGTCAAAATTATCACCTTGTACGAACCAGATCCGTTACGGTGGATTGACTTCAAGACAAGGAGAAAATAA
- a CDS encoding sulfurtransferase TusA family protein codes for MATESLAPFSADTIDPEEARAIEIYEMQLGRVQAGQMPEEIFLEFRLRHGVYGQRDEGSQMIRVKIPFGGLNAMQLEMLADVAEEFSDNIIHITTRQDVQYHYVDINNTPELMRRLASVGITTKEACGNVVRNVTACPLSGVCNDEPFDVTSHSKALSAFLLGHQDAQDFGRKFKIAFSGCHEHACGLGYMHDIGAVAVIKEVDGKPKRGFKLLVGGGLGAVPHQAKVFDEFVPEEELLPISQAISKVFTRLGERKNRNKARMKFVIAKLGIEEFRRLVLEEREQLRHDPAWTAHLDNLDAYDETPLKPPTQLNGASKPEGFDEWHATNVRSQRQPGYAVVNITLPLGDITADQTRALADISRKYVKDTIRTTVEQNLVLRWVSMSDLPALYQELKEIGLGASGAESTVDITACPGTDSCKLGISSSRGLAAYLRNYFIETGVKEGIQDLRIKISGCPNSCGQHHIANIGFFGSSRRMGKHIAPYYQVMLGGHAIENASAYGLAAGKIHGKNIPQFIEHLTGRYIEERDGDESFTDYIARLGKVKIKAILREYDKIPSFEEDPSYYIDTGDTKEFQLKTGVGECAGALVELVSFILEEADRLIYESGVDLERDEYVDSAQHAYEAMIKAADALLTTEGLQHIDDETTVREFRSRFFEPGIVFPGFGAHIFKAVEEDTSTFDRELTHRRVEEATLFVEEAHNVYGRMRIRQEEESATKKREARPARIPKAPPKAEPVEEIVDSLDLKGVACPFNYVQAKIRLETMNIGQLLEITIDDGEPIENVPKSLTNDGHEITDTKKVGQHYRLVIRKGE; via the coding sequence TGCAACTGGGTCGTGTTCAAGCGGGTCAGATGCCAGAGGAGATTTTCCTCGAATTTAGACTCCGTCACGGTGTTTATGGACAGCGCGACGAAGGATCACAGATGATTCGTGTGAAAATTCCATTCGGTGGGTTGAACGCGATGCAACTGGAAATGCTTGCAGATGTTGCCGAAGAATTCTCGGACAATATCATTCACATCACGACCCGCCAAGATGTGCAGTATCACTATGTGGACATTAACAATACGCCAGAGTTAATGCGTCGATTGGCATCCGTCGGCATCACGACCAAGGAAGCATGTGGAAACGTGGTCCGGAATGTCACCGCGTGTCCCCTTTCTGGCGTGTGTAATGACGAGCCGTTTGATGTGACATCTCACTCCAAGGCATTGTCCGCCTTCCTATTGGGTCATCAGGACGCACAAGACTTCGGACGTAAGTTCAAGATCGCGTTTTCTGGCTGCCATGAACATGCTTGTGGCTTGGGATACATGCACGATATCGGTGCAGTTGCAGTGATTAAAGAGGTTGACGGGAAACCGAAACGTGGATTTAAGTTGCTTGTCGGTGGTGGTCTTGGTGCTGTACCACATCAGGCAAAAGTCTTTGACGAGTTTGTGCCTGAAGAAGAATTGTTGCCGATTTCACAGGCAATCTCGAAGGTATTCACGCGCCTTGGAGAACGTAAGAATCGTAACAAGGCACGGATGAAGTTCGTTATAGCAAAGCTCGGCATTGAAGAATTTCGTCGCCTTGTGTTGGAAGAGCGTGAACAGCTGCGCCATGACCCGGCGTGGACTGCTCATCTCGACAATCTAGATGCGTATGACGAAACACCACTGAAACCACCAACGCAGCTCAACGGCGCATCGAAACCGGAAGGATTTGATGAGTGGCATGCCACGAACGTGCGTTCGCAGCGACAGCCGGGATACGCAGTTGTTAATATCACGTTGCCGCTCGGAGACATCACCGCGGATCAGACACGGGCATTGGCAGATATTTCGCGTAAGTATGTGAAGGACACTATTCGCACGACCGTCGAGCAGAATCTTGTTTTGCGTTGGGTCAGCATGAGCGATCTACCTGCACTCTATCAGGAACTCAAGGAGATCGGCTTAGGTGCATCAGGTGCTGAAAGTACCGTTGATATTACAGCATGCCCCGGCACTGATTCCTGCAAACTAGGCATCTCATCTTCTCGCGGATTGGCAGCCTACTTGAGGAACTATTTCATCGAAACCGGTGTGAAGGAAGGGATTCAAGATCTGCGGATCAAGATCAGCGGTTGCCCCAATTCATGCGGTCAACACCACATCGCAAACATCGGGTTCTTCGGCTCATCACGACGTATGGGGAAACATATCGCCCCGTATTATCAGGTCATGTTGGGCGGTCACGCTATTGAGAATGCGAGTGCTTATGGACTTGCTGCTGGGAAGATCCACGGTAAGAACATCCCGCAATTCATCGAGCATCTGACCGGAAGATACATTGAGGAACGGGACGGCGATGAATCGTTCACCGACTACATTGCAAGACTCGGCAAGGTCAAGATTAAGGCAATCCTCCGTGAGTATGATAAGATCCCTTCCTTCGAGGAAGACCCCAGTTACTATATCGACACCGGCGACACAAAGGAGTTTCAACTCAAAACGGGTGTCGGCGAGTGTGCAGGGGCATTGGTCGAGTTGGTATCGTTCATACTTGAGGAAGCGGACCGGCTGATCTATGAGTCGGGGGTTGATCTGGAGCGTGATGAATATGTGGATTCCGCTCAACACGCTTACGAAGCGATGATCAAAGCCGCGGACGCGCTCCTGACGACCGAAGGGCTGCAACACATTGACGATGAGACGACGGTTAGGGAGTTCCGAAGTCGGTTCTTTGAGCCGGGAATTGTCTTCCCCGGTTTCGGGGCACATATATTTAAGGCGGTCGAGGAGGATACTAGCACCTTTGATAGGGAGCTGACCCACCGTCGCGTTGAGGAAGCCACCCTCTTTGTTGAGGAAGCACATAACGTCTACGGACGAATGCGGATTCGGCAGGAGGAGGAATCAGCTACCAAGAAACGGGAAGCCAGACCGGCGCGCATCCCAAAAGCACCGCCGAAAGCGGAGCCTGTCGAAGAGATTGTTGATAGTCTTGATCTCAAGGGTGTGGCGTGTCCGTTCAATTACGTGCAAGCCAAAATTCGTTTGGAGACGATGAATATCGGTCAGCTGCTGGAAATCACGATTGACGATGGCGAACCGATTGAAAACGTTCCCAAGAGCCTAACGAATGATGGGCATGAGATTACTGATACCAAGAAGGTCGGTCAGCACTATCGACTCGTGATTCGTAAAGGTGAATAA